AGGGTTCCAGAATTGACGATCGTCATGAGGGGGGGCGCGAGGCCGCTCGGATTGGCATTGGGGCCCTTGATGGCCCTAGCAATATCCATTTTCCCAACGCCCGCCTCCATGGCCCAATACGCCCCATCTGGGTTCCCCGATGCGCCAAAGCTCGTTTTGGCAATCGCCGCTTGGACCTTCGCTTGGTGGGTCAGCGGCGCCCTGCCGCTGGGCATCACGGCCCTCTTGCCGGGCGTATGCGCTTCGATCCTTTACGCTTCATACCCCAAGGCCTTCGGCTACGCGAGCGCCAGCGCCGCCGTCAAGGCCGTATTCTCCACCTATATGGATCCGACCATAGTCCTCTTCTTGGGCGGATTCATACTCGCGAGCGCCATAGCGGCCACGGGCTTGGATAAGCGCATCGCCTATGGCCTCGCGGCCTCGAGGTTCGCCGGGGAGAGCGTTGCGAGGACCTCCCTCATGATCTGGGCGGCGTGCTGGTTCCTTTCGATGTGGATCTCCAACACGGCCGCGACGATGATTCTATACCCCATAGCGCTCTCCATCCTAACGGCCTTGGGCTCTAGGCCCGGCTCCAAGTTCGGCGAGTTCCTCATGCTCGGCTTGGCCTATGCCGCTAGCGCTGGCGGCCTCGCCACTATAATTGGAACTCCTCCGAACCTCCTAGCCGTTTCGGCCTTGGAGGGCGCGAAGGTGGCCTCGATCCCATTCGCCAAATGGATGGCTTTCGGGATCCCCACCTCCACAGTGGCGCTTGTAACGCTCTTCGCCGTGCTTTGGATCCTCTACAGGCCCGGGGCGGAGGGCTTCTCCATGCCGAGGGATAGGATCGAGGAGTTCAGGAGGGCATTGGGCCCAATCGGGAAGGGGGAGGGCATAGTCCTCGGGGGCTTCGCGCTCACGGTGGCCCTATGGATCCTCAGGGGCCTCCCCGATGCCTTCCGATATACCAACCCGGCCTTGGCCGAGGCGTTGAGCCCGATAGAGGTCCTCCTCCCGAACGATTGCGTTCCGCCGCTGCTCGTAGGCCTCGCGCTCTTCGCTATACCGATCAGCCTGAGGCCCTATAGGCCCCTGCTCAATTGGGAGGACGGGACGAAATATGTCGAATGGGAGGTCCTCCTAATATTCGGCGGGGGCCTCGTCCTAGGAGATGCCATCTTGAAATCGGGATTGGCTAGGTGGATGGCGGCGGGCTTGATCGGAGAGCGGACGGGCGCCGCCCTATTGGCGGCCATCGGGGTGGCGATGGGCTTCGCGATGACCCAATTCACCTCCAATACCTCAACGGCCGCCATGTTGGCCCCCTTGATCGTGGGCATAGGGCGGGAGCTTGGGATGGGCGCGGGCGGCGTGGCGTTCGCGGTCGTAAGCTCCGCCTTGGCAACCTCCTTCGCCTTGATGTTCCCCGTCTCGACCCCCCCGAACGCCATAGTCTATGGATCGGGATACATTAGGATGGACCGCATGGCCATCGTGGGGCTGGTCTTGGGCCTCATTTGGATGGTGACCCTGATGCCGATCTGTTGGATCTTGGTACCGAGGCTTATATGAGCGCGGAGGCGGATCCCCCCCGACCCGGCCCGCCCTCAACCTATCGAGCATTTCCTCGAGGAACCTCAAGCCCCTTTCCAAAAGCTCGATGCCCTTTTCGGTTATTTCATAATACTTCCTAGGCGGGCCGGGCCCCCTTCCTCCCCCGGCCTTGGGGGATATGTATCCCCTCTTGGCCAGCTTGTATATGACCACGTAGGCGCTGACCTTGCC
This region of Candidatus Bathyarchaeia archaeon genomic DNA includes:
- a CDS encoding SLC13 family permease; this encodes MTIVMRGGARPLGLALGPLMALAISIFPTPASMAQYAPSGFPDAPKLVLAIAAWTFAWWVSGALPLGITALLPGVCASILYASYPKAFGYASASAAVKAVFSTYMDPTIVLFLGGFILASAIAATGLDKRIAYGLAASRFAGESVARTSLMIWAACWFLSMWISNTAATMILYPIALSILTALGSRPGSKFGEFLMLGLAYAASAGGLATIIGTPPNLLAVSALEGAKVASIPFAKWMAFGIPTSTVALVTLFAVLWILYRPGAEGFSMPRDRIEEFRRALGPIGKGEGIVLGGFALTVALWILRGLPDAFRYTNPALAEALSPIEVLLPNDCVPPLLVGLALFAIPISLRPYRPLLNWEDGTKYVEWEVLLIFGGGLVLGDAILKSGLARWMAAGLIGERTGAALLAAIGVAMGFAMTQFTSNTSTAAMLAPLIVGIGRELGMGAGGVAFAVVSSALATSFALMFPVSTPPNAIVYGSGYIRMDRMAIVGLVLGLIWMVTLMPICWILVPRLI